The region TCTGCCACACGATTGAAGAGGCCTCTTGAGATTAAAAATGTCCGCTTTGAATTTATTACTCTCTCCAAGAAAAGATTTTTTGGATTTGAAGAGACGACCCTTTTTGGTGAAAAGGTAAAAATTTCGGATCTAGAACGCACTGTTTTGGATGCCTTAGACCGGCCAGATCTGGTGGGTGGTATTGAGGCTAGTGCGCAAGTTCTATTTGAGGCAAGAAAAGGCCTTAATAGTTCCAAATTGCTCGATTATCTCAAAAAAATGAATAACACTGCCTTGTCTAGGAGATTTGCCTATTTATCGGCAATGTTCAAAGTCAAGCTGAGCAAAGCTCTTCAAAATTATCTCAAAAGCCAAGTCGCAAGAAACCCGGCCTTTTTGGGTGAACCGAGCAGATGGGGAATAAAGGGTAGCCATAATAAAGATTGGAACCTGGTAATTAATGTCCCTCAGCAAGAGCTTATAGGGGAGATTCAAATTGTATGATGGAACAACGTTATGCGGATATGTTTGCTAATGGAGCACAAGTTCCTCTTGAAATAGCTGAAAGGGAAATTACACATAACTTATGTTTTAAAAGTTTTTGAAGAAACTCAAATTCTAAAGAAACTTGCGTTTAAAGGGGGTACAGCGCTTCGTAAATGTATCTATGGGAAAGAAACCCGATTTTCCCTTGATCTGGATTTTACAAGAATAGACCAGAAAACAAATCCAGATGACCTTATTCTCGAAGTGGTCCAAAATTTAAGGAAGTCGGCTTATGGAATTCAATTTAATGTAGCAGTGAAAGATTTTTATGTGACCGATGATCAATCTGCCTGTGGTGCAGTAATCCGTTATCGTCATGATTGGCATGAAGCTTTTTTTAAATTGGAAATCAGCCTTAGAGAAACACCTTCTTTACCTCTTGTCTCGATGCCACTCAAGGCGCAGGCTTATTTTAAGTATCTTGAGTTTTCTCCATTTTCTGTTCCTTGTTTGCAATTTGAGGAACTGCTGGCAGAGAAAATTCGAGCAGCCGCCCAGCGCGTTAGATCACGGGACCTTTATGATCTTGCTCAGGCTGCGGAGAAACCCTTTATTGCCAACTTGATCCGTGCTCTTACTGTGACTAAGTTCTGGAATGTTCGCGATATCTTTGATCCCCAAAGGTTTTTAGAAAAAATACAATCAAGTCGGTATGACTGGGATGATTTGAAACAGCTTCTTCGGAGAAGTGGAAGAATCGATTCCAAAAAATTGATTGGCAATTGCCAGCGTCGTTACCAATTCTTAAAAAACCTCACGGAAGACGAAAAAAGGATGATAGCCGATGCCAAACGACATCGCCTAAAAGAAGACTTCATTTTATCAAATTGCCATAATCTTTTTTGATTAAATTTAACTAAAGCTTCAATGCCATCTTATTGCAATAGGCTGGGTGGGTTGGGACTCCACAAATGTCAAATCTTTGACTCTTCAAAGGCTCGGATTCTTGTACAATTAGCTTTTTGTATCTCCATTTGATTCATCAAATTATAACTATCTAAAATTATTAGATAAAACAAACCCATTTCACTTAAAACTTTTAGGGTAACTGGTATGATAATTGCTGTGTCTTATTATTAGGGGGACCAGAGAATGAAGGGGGTTTTGTGAAACATATGGACCTAAAAATTTTAAATGTGGATGACCTAGAAGATTCAAGTGAACTTGAGCAAGAAACCGTAGCCTCGGTTCCAGCTACAAACCCTTGCAAAGAAATGGCCCAAGAATCGCAAGGCACTTTGTCTTGCGGTGGAGTTTATGTGCCTCGGGCCTTAGAGCCATCGCCTTTTCAACAAAAATACGGTGCACTTTATTTACCCAATGCTCGCCAACAAGTGATCATGCTAAAAAATACCAAACCCATTAGCATTAGCAATCTGCGTGGCCCTTACTTAGAAGCGGAAGAAACAGTTGAACGTTTCGTCGAAGAGGGCAATCCGGTTTTAAAGAAATTCTTTCGCAGCGATTGTAACTAAGTCTAATTAACCCAATTCACCCAAGCTTTACGAAACCCTTTGCGCGAGAGCGACGAGTCATGAGCGCTTAAAAAGCGTATGGTTTGTTGAAGTTAGGGTATGACCGGAGGGAATACACTAACTTCATACAAACCAACGTTTTTTAAGCGCGAATACGAGGAGCGGAGCGCGGGTTGAGGAAAGCTTGGGTGAATTGGGTTAATTAGACGACTTCCTGCCATTCGGGGAATGGTGTTGCAGCCCCCTGACTTGCTTCTTTAAATAAAGCCTGAACTTTTTTCGTAATAGTGCCAGGGTTCCCACTCCCAATCATACGATCATCTAATTCACGAATAGGCGTGATCTCTGCGGCGGTGCCGGTTACAAAGATTTCATCAGCGATATAAAGTTCATCGCGAGTAAGATTCGTTTCAATCACTTGAATTTTTTCTCGCTTGAGCAATTGAATGACCGAATCACGCGTGATGCCTTCTAGTGCGCTAGTAATGGGGGGAGTTTTGACAATCCCTTTTCTAACCGAGAAGAGATTTTCACCACTGCACTCGCTTACATTGCCTTGCGTATCGAGCATGATGGTCTCTTCATAGCCAGCCAGCATGGCTTCGCGTTTGGCTAAGATGGAGTTGATATAATTACCCACCGCTTTACTTTTGGTCATGGTGACATTCACATGATGGCGGGTAAAACTCGAAACTTTAGCGCGAATCCCATTTTTAACACCTTCATCGCCCAAATAAGTCCCCCATTCCCAAGCGATAATGGCCACGCGAATGGGATTATGCACCGCATGTAGGCCCATGGCCCCATCGCCCAAGAAAACTAAAGGTCTTAAGTAACCATGTTTGAGTTTATTAACTCGGAAAATTTCTTTACAGGCTTCGATCACTTCTTCTTTAGAAAAGGGGATTTTAATTAAGAGGATATGGGCAGAGTCATAAAGCCGGTCAATGTGTTCACGCAAGCGAAAGATCACACTTTTGCCGTCTGGCCGCTGATAGCAGCGGATGCCCTCAAAAACGCCCAAGCCATAATGCAAGGTGTGAGTGAGCACATGAACTTTGGCTTCATCCCAGGGCACCATCTTGCCATCGAGCCATATTTTATCGACTTTAGGGACACCGCCTACTTTTTCTTTTTGAGTCATTTGAGCCATCCTTGTAGTTTCTCTGAAAACGGTTTTTTTGCAACTCCTTTTTCAGTAATGATGGCGCTTAGCAGTTCGTGAGGGGTGACGTCAAAACTATAATTGAAGACGTTTATTTCTGCGGGGGCAATGGGGATGCCATTAAGATGGGTGACTTCTTCGGGGTGTCGTTCTTCGATAATAATCTGTTCTCCACTAGGGGTTTTTAGATCAATCGTAGAAGTAGGTGCCACGGCATAAAATGGGATGGCATGGGCCTTGGCTAAGGTTGCCACCCCATAGGTGCCAATTTTATTGGCCACATCACCATTGGCTGCAATGCGGTCGCTGCCCACAAAGACCCCGTGAATTTTCCCAAGCTTCATCAAATGGGCAACCATATTGTCGGTTATCAGTGAGGTGTGAATTCCATTTTTAGAAAGCTCCCAGCAGGTGAGCCTAGCCCCTTGTAAATAAGGCCTGGTTTCACTCGAGATCACTTGAAAAGTTTTTCCCTGGCGTTTGGCTTCATAAAATACCGAAAGGGCAGTTCCTTGCCCTGCCGTTGCCAATGCACCGGCATTGCAATGGGTAAGATAGGTTTTGCCATTTTCAATCAATTCAGCGCCCCATTTGCCCATGAGTCTGCACATCTCAATGTCTTCTGCTTCAATGGCCTTGGCTTCGTTGAGAATAACCTGCAGATTTTTAGGCTTAAGTTTTAAAATTCTTTCCACGGCCCAGGCTAAATTGACTGCGGTAGGGCGCGTAGATTTTAAGTAAGTAGCGGCTTGTTGAAGGTCTTCAGATTTCAATGCAGCCAAAGCCATGGCATAACCTGCCGCAACTCCAATGGCCGGCGCACCTCGTACCACCATATCTTTGATGGCAAGGCCCACTTCTTGGTAGGTTTGATAAGTGTGATAAATTTCTTGGGCCGGAAGTTTGCGTTGATCTAATAAAATCAGCTGATTATTTTTCCACTCAAGGGTTTTAAATTTAAGGTTCATTAAATTATTTAGATGGGAAAATAGGGCTTTTATAAAATAAATCTAGAATTTCATCGGGCAAGGGATCATTAAAATCATCAGTAATATTAATCTTACCTTTGGCCAGCCCAATCGGGCGTTGGTTTTTCTTTTTTTTAGGAATAGGGCGCACTTCGGCCACCGGGATATTATGCTTGCAAATCGTTAACACATCCCCTTCTTTTAGAGATTGTAAGTATTTGGAAAGATTAGTTTTTGCATCATGAATGTTAATATGCTTGTTCATAACGAGTTCAAATGTAGACTAATATTTGAACTAGGTCAAGATAGGCGCTTCTTTTCTAACTACTTTTTAGGAGCTTAATAATTTGTTGATACGCTTGATGGTTTTTTGAATGTATTTTTCGTCAAGTTTTTTCCCGAATAACTCTCGTAGTTCTTCAATGTCGCGACGATCTACGCTGCGGTTAGCCAGGGTTTTAAGAACAATGATGTCTTCAGGTGTGGCAATTCTTACGAATTTATCGCCAAGTTTTTTTTCGACGGCTCGATGAACAACGTCGGATCCTATATAATGGTCAGCATATAAAAGATCGATGGGAACTCCATCGACTTTGGCTTGTAGTTGGTATTCTCCTCGGGATTTTACAGGTATTTGGTGATTTGTTAAAAGATTTTTAATAATCTTTAGATCATCAACTAAGACATAAAAATCAATATCGACGGTATTAGCCCTTCCATTATAAAGCATCATGGCTAACCCACCAATCACGCAATAATTAATATCGTTGTTCTTAAAAAGGGTTGTTATCTTGATCAAGGCATTAAGCATCATATTTACTTAAGGCCTTTGAAAGTTTAGGATAGGATAGGTTTGAATTCCTTAATTCCAGAATCTCATAAACCGCAATGGGGTCTACTTTTCTGTTCAATTGGATTTTAGGAATAATAAGGTTAGATTTAGGGAGGTGCTCGCTTTTCTTGAGGATTATGCTTATAAGTTCTTCATAGTAAGGGTAGTGGCGATTTAGGACATAGAAAGTGCAGGAGGGTTCTTTCTTGATAATACCCGCCTTGATCAATTGATTTAAGGCTTTAAAGATCTGCGAGGGGCTTTTTTTTAGAACCTTGGCCAATCTTCTGCCACTGCATCCCCCTCGTAGACCTAAATACAATAAAACTTTCTCTTTGGCGGTACTGTTGAGGAGTCCTTTCATCGTGTATCTATTATATAGGTACACTTAATTTATTCAAGGACATTTTATACTGCTCAAAAAAATGAATTTTCATTTAGTTACTAACAAGTCCGTGGTGTGTCTAACATTTTGCTTCGGCTTTTGGCCTGCGACTGCGTCAGATTTCACGAAAAGTCCTCGACGTACCTATGGGTACGCCTCCGGGCTTTTCGCTCATCTTCCTTGTCTCGGCTCAAAATAATTTTTTCTTCAACAGATCGTTGACTACTTGGGGATTGGCCTTGCCTTTGGATTCTTTCATTACTTGGCCTACAAAAAAACCAAATAATTTATCTTTGCCCGATTTGTATTGTTGAACATTGTCAGGGTTGGCAGCTAGGACTTTATCAATAATGGCTTCAATGGCACTGCTATCCGAAAGTTGGCCACCCATTTTGTTGACAATGGTTTCGGCGCTTTGTTTTTCCGTGTGCATGGCCAAAATCACATCTTTGAGCATTTTGCCGCTAATGGTGCCTTTGAGGGTCATGGTGATGGCTTTGCCCAGTTCAATGGCTGGGATAGTCTCAAAAGGTTTTTCTCCTTTGGCAGCTAAGCCCAACATCTCGGTCATAATAATGTTGCTAGCCCTTTTGGCATCACCACATTGTTTCACCACTTCCTCAAAATAGAGGGCAACTTCTTTTTCAGCCGTTAGAACTTCGGCATCATAATGGGGAATAGCATAATCGCGTTCAAAGCGTTCTGCCTTTTGATGACCCAATTCAGGTAAGTTCTTTTGAATCTCTTTAAGCCAAGCGTCATCGATGATGAGTGGTAATAAATCAGGATCGGGAAAGTAGCGATAGTCGTGGGCTTCTTCTTTGCTGCGCATAGATTCCGTGATGCCTTTGGCAGAATTAAATAAGCGAGTTTCTTGTACCACACGGCCACCTTCATTTAATATCGCTTCTTGGCGGGCGACTTCATATTCGATGGCCTTTTCTACAAATTTAAAACTGTTGATGTTTTTTAATTCGGCACGGGTGCCTAATTTTTCTGAACCCACGGGTCGTAGGGAAACATTGGCATCACAGCGAAAGCTGCCTTCTTCCATGTTGCCATCACACACATCGAGATAAACTAAAATATTGCGCAAGTGTTTTAGATACGCGCTTGCTTCTTCAGAACTGCGAAGATCAGGGCTGCTTACGATTTCCACCAAGGGCGTTCCTGCGCGGTTAAGGTCGACATGGCTGGAATCAGGGTGGCCAAAGTCGTGTAGTAATTTCCCGGCATCTTCTTCCATGTGGATGCGCTGAATTTGCACTCGCTTCTTTTGATCTTTGACATAAAATTCTAAATAGCCATCTAAACAAAGAGGAAATTCATATTGGGAAATTTGATAGCCTTTGGGGAGGTCAGGGTAAAAATAGTTTTTGCGGGCCCAAATGCTGCGTTTTTGAACTTTGCAATGAGTCGCCAGGCCTGCTTTGATGGCATATTCCACAGCGGTTTTATTCAATACCGGTAACACGCCAGGTAGCCCCAAACAAACTGGGCAAGTGTTTTTATTAGGCGGTTCACCAAAAGTTGTTGGGCATGAGCAAAAAATCTTTGACTTGGTTTTGAGTTGAGCGTGAACTTCTAGCCCAATGACGGTTTCATATTGCGTCATAACGTAGGCCTCCTCTTATGCCAAACGGTGGCTTGTTCATAAGCAAAAGCTACGTGAAATAATTTTTCTTCGGCAAAGGGGCCAGCAATGAGTTGCATGCCAATCGGTAAATTTTGAGAATTAAAACCACAAGGCACGCACATGCCTGGCAAACCGGCTAAGTTAACATTAATGGTGTAAATGTCAGACAAATACATTTTTAAAGGGTCGTCGGTTTTTTCTCCGAGTTTGAAAGCGCAAGTGGGGGAGGTTGGAGTTACCAGGGCATCTACTTCTTTTAAGGCATTTAAAAAATCTTGTCGAATGAGGGTGCGTACTTTTTGGGCCTTCAAATAATAAGCATCATAGTAACCGGCAGAAAGCACATAAGAGCCGAGCATAATGCGCCGTTTAACTTCACTGCCAAACCCTTGTGTTTTGGATTGCTCATATAAATCCAACAAGGTTTCAATATTTTTAGCACGAAAACCATAACGTACCCCATCGTAGCGGGCCAGGTTGCTGCTCGCCTCAGCTGGGGCCAAGATATAATAAGTGGGTACGCCATATTCGGTGTGAGGCAATTGAACAGGTTTGACAGTAGCGCCCAGTTCTTTCAAAGTTTGTAAGGCTTGTTGCAAGGATTTTTCGATTTCTGGGTCCAGCCCTTCGGCAAAATATTCTTGAGGGATACCTAAGCGAATGCCCTTGAGGTCTTTTTTTAAGGCCGCAAGATAGTTGGGCACGGGCTGATTGACCGAGGTGGAATCTTTGGGGTCGTAGCCCGCAATGGTTTGCAACATTAAAGCACAATCGCGCACGTCTTTGGCCATGGGGCCCACTTGATCGAGCGACGAAGCAAAGGCAATAACGCCATAACGCGACACCCGACCATAGGTAGGTTTGAGACCCACAATACTGGTGAGGCTAGCGGGTTGACGGATTGATCCACCCGTGTCGGTGCCAAGGGTAGCATAAGAAATCCCTGAGCTGACCGCCGATGCAGAACCACCACTGCTTCCCCCAGGAACACGGTTTAGATCCCATGGGTTTTTGCAGGGGCCAAAATGTGAAGTTTCGTTACTCGAACCCATGGCAAATTCATCCATGTTCAGTTTTCCCGTGAGAATAATGCCAGCATTTAAAAGTTTCTGTACGGCCGTGCTGTTATAAGGGGGAATATAATCTCCCAGAATCTTGGAAGCACAGGTGGTGCGAACCCCTTCGGTTAAGAAAATATCTTTGAGGCCCATGGGTACCCCAAATAGTGGGGGCAAATCGCTAGCAGGATTTTTTGCTAAATGTTGATCAAGCTCTTGCGCCCTAGCCATGGCCTTTTCTGGGCATAGCGTGATAAACGCATTGAGTTGTGCATTCAATTTTTCAATACGTTTAAGTTGAGCGGCCGTTATTTCTTGGCAAGAAATTTCTTTGGCTTTAATTTTTTGATGAATTTCAAAAAGGGTGAGGTGAGCTAGTTCCATGGTTGACTCAAAACTTTAGATAACTTTGGGGACGCGGAAAAACCGGTCTTCGGTGTCGGGGGCTACTGCAAAGACTTTTTCTAAAATATCACAAGGGTGGGCGATGTCTTCACGAAAAATGGCTTGGGTATCGACAGCATGAGAAGTGGGTTCAATGTTACTCGTATTAAGTGAGTTAAGCTTTTCCACATGGTGTAAAATGTTTTGCAACTGTTCAGTATAAACTTGAATTTCTTCTTCTTTGAGTCGAAGCTTAGCGAGCTTGGCTGCCTTAATAACATCATCGCGAGAAATCATGGTTGCCTTTCGTTATTTGTTTTCAAAAACTTGTAAAACCTTTTTCAAAAAACCACTCTCTTGACCCGCTAACTCTTCTAGTTCGCCTTGGTCAAGATAAACTCCACCGCAAGAGAAACATTTGTCAATCGTAACCCCTCGATATAAAATAGCGTGAAGCTCCATGCCACATTTGGGGCAATGCATAAAATGAAGGTTTTTTAGCTGGGTTTTTTCTTTTTCAGCCATTTCTTTTTTGATTTTGTCAGTAAAGGCTTTGCGTTTTTCAATTTCTTGTTTGGCAAAAAATTCTTCTTCGGGGCTCTTTTTGGTGGCATCCATAGGTTGACTCCTTTATGATTGGATAAGAATATACTAAACTCAGTGAGCTACATACAAGCAAAACTATGTTGATACTTCCATCCCCCTTTGGGCAAATAGGATTTTTTGTTTTAGGCGCGTTGTGGGGTTCTTTTCTTAATGTATGTATTGTGCGTATTCCCCAAGAGCAATCCATTGTGTTTCCTGCCTCGCATTGCCCGCATTGCCAGCGGGCTTTAAGCTGGCATGAAAATATCCCACTTTTTTCTTACTTATTTTTAAGAGGGCAATGTCGCACCTGCCATCAAAAAATTAGTAGCCGTTATTTTTGGGTAGAATTATTAACCGCAGGTTTAGGATTATTAACCTATTATTATTTAACCCCTTGGCCGGTGGCCCTGCTTTATTTTCTGTTGTTGGTGTGTCCGTTGATTGTCTTGTCTTTTATTGATCTTGAACATCAAATTTTGCCGAATGTTATTACTTTGCCCGGTGTTTTGGTGGGATTGGTCGTACGACAGGCCCATCTTTATATACTTCATATAACCGAAGGGCCATTGCTGGATTTGAATAAGCTCATGCTGCAAACCCTGGTGGATTCTTGCATGGGGGTGTTAGTTGGAGCTGGCACTTTGTTTTTGCTCAGCGTGTTTTATCACAAAATTCGCAAGCGAGAGGGTTTAGGTTTTGGCGATGTGAAACTGGCGGCTATGTTGGGGGCATTTTTTGGCTGGAAACCCGTGTTTGTGATTTTTTTAATCGCATCGATTACCGGATCCATTGTGGGGCTTATTTATATTTTGTTTTCGAAAAAAGATTTGAAAGCGGCCATTCCCTTTGGGCCTTTCTTAGCACTCGGCGCCCTTTTTCAACTTTATTGGGGGCAGGCCTTTTTGCAAGCTTACTTCAAGTTTTTTAAAAATTTGATCCATTGACGATGTCATTGCGAGCGAGCCCCGTCGGCGAGCGTGGCAATCTTCCAATTCATCTGCAATTATTTACCACGTCTTTTCGAATCCGGCTTAAGGCTCTCTCAACCCCAAGCAAAGGGGTTTCGAGTAGCCTCTTCCCGCTTCGAAAAGACTTTTCCGTAAATATTTGCAGAGATATGAAAAGTTTTACTGAAGTCGGCTGAAGCTGGAAGGGGTTTGTCCCTGTCGCTTTGCTCAGGGTAAACTCCAGCTTTCACCACTATGGCTATAAAGCCGTGAAAGCCGAGACTTTGAGTGCGCCCAGGGGCCGTAACCCCTGGGGCGACTCAGGACCCCTGGAAGCTTCTGCCGACTTCAGTAAAACTTTTAAGTTTTATATATAATAAAGTTAAATTATATATAAATTATGCATAATTATATTATTTTTATGGGATTTTTAATAAAAAGATAATGACTTTCTTGAAATTAAGGCACATTTCGATTAAGATCATGAGTCTGTGAATAATCCTAATCCTAAACCTATTTCAAAAAAATTTAAAAACAATGTTCGGATGTTGCGCGAACAGCAATTGTTGAGCAAGGCAGAATTGGCGCGTAAAGCAGGTTTGTCGGCTTTAACGATCGATCGCATTGAATCGGGCATCCCCTGTCGAATGGACACCATGCGAAAAATAATTCTCGCCCTTGGTTTTCAGCTCACCGATAAAGAAAAAGTTTTTCCAGCATGACTTCATTAAGATATCTCACCAGTGGCGAATCCCATGGCCCAGCTTTAAATCTCATTTTGGAAGGTATGCCAGCAGGGGTGCCCATCACACTTGAAGCCATCAATCATCAATTGCTACGTCGGCAAAAAGGTTATGGCCGGGGTGGGCGCATGAAAATCGAAACCGATCAGGCGATTGTGATGTCGGGGATTCGTCATGGCAAAACCTTAGGCAGCCCGATTGCTATCCGTATTGAAAATAAAGATTGGAATGTTTGGCAACAAGAGATGAGTCTTTGGCCTATCTCGGGAGATCCAAAACGCGAAGTAACTTCGCCGCGCCCTGGCCATGCCGATCTTTCGGGTGGGCTTAAATATAATTTTAAAGATTTGCGCAATGTTTTAGAAAGGGCCTCGGCTCGTGAAACCACGTCGCGCGTGGCCGTAGGGGCCTTGTGTCGCCAATTGTTAGAGCATTTTGGTTTTGTGCTGGCAGGCCATGTGGTGGCAGTGGGAGATATTTGTTGGGATGGCCTTCGCCCATCGGCCAAAGAAATTCTTGAACGCACCGAAGAGGCCCCTATGCGGTGCTTAGACCCACAAATCGAAACCAAGATGATGGCACGAGTCGATGAAGCTAAAAAAGCAGGCGATTCTGTGGGTGGAGTTTTTGAAGTGATTGTAGAAGGTGTTCCGCCGGGTCTAGGCAGCCATGTGCATTGGGATCGAAAACTCGATGGGAGGCTCGCGCAAGCGCTTTGTTCTATTCAGGCGGTCAAAGGTGTAGAAATCGGCGAAGCCTTTAGACAAGCTCATTTACCAGGCAGCCAAGTGCATGATGGAATTTTTTATAACGCACAACAAAAGAAATTTTTTCACAAAACGAATCGTGCGGGTGGTTTAGAAGGGGGCATGACCAATGGTGAGCCCCTCATTTTACGTGGTGCTCTCAAACCTATCGCCACTTTGTATACTCCACTGCACTCAGTCGATGTGGTCACCAAAAAAGAATTCGAAGCAGCTGTCGAGCGCTCAGATACTTGTGTCGTTCCTGCGGCTAGCGTGATTGCTGAAAATGTAGTGGCAATCACCTTGGCCGATGCCTTTTTAGAAAAGTTTGGCGGCGATAGTCTTGATGAAATTCGCCACAACTACGAAGCCTATTTACAACAAATCCATTCCTATTAAGAAGGTTCGATGGTTCGCCATAGGCCTTCAAAAATCCTCGTCATTTGTGTGGTAATATAATTCTCCCATTCGGGTGATTGAAAGCCAGCTTCGCTGCTTCGAATATCAGCGGGTGAAGTGTCAAGATAGAGATCGTGGCTATAAAGATTCCAAATTGCATCATATTTATTGGCATAACTGGTGTGGGCGAGGGTGTTATGATAATAAAGCGAAAGCCCTAATTCCCAACCCACTAATTGGCCAATGTCATTGGCCATGGTTTCTTCTCGAACCGTTCCTTGATTCCCCTGAGGTCTAATGTGGGGTATGGCATGAAAGAGTTCATGACAGAAGACCTCAACCATCATTTCAGGATTATGTTCTAAATTAATTGGCGAGAGCATGAGACTATAGTTTTTGGGGTCATAATAGCCAACTGTTTGAGGACCGAATTCTTGCATTTTGGCAGGGGTCATTAGGCTAATTTTCAAAGGCATGCCCCCATCAATTTGTTTTTTTATAGCTTCAAGTAATTTATAACCGGTTTCTGACTGACTTATTTGGTCTAAGATTTTATAAACTGATCTTTTGAGCTTAGGATTTTTGATTTTAATGCATTGCCTAATCGCTACCAAGGTGTTGTGGACCCTTAATGGATTATCAGGTTTAAAGGCACTTGTATGAAAAGATGGGGCTGGAGTTTTAAGCCCTTGTTCAAAATAAGGTTGGTAATAATCAATCTCTTCTAGGCTTATCCCAAGGTTTCCATCAGTAGGTTCAATGCGATTATAATTGTGCAGTAGCCACTTGGACTGTTCCAACATTTCTTGTGAAAACTCACTTTCATCGAAAGGCTGACCTGATTTTAAATTAGCTTTAAAAGCGAGAAATTGTTCTCTGAAATAAGCCCGTTCTTTGGGTGGAAGCTGTCGGTAAACCGAAAGCATGAGATTAAAAAATTTAAAATGGGCTTCGGTAGGTGGAATTTCAAGAATTGGGGTTACACCCGTTGGATTTGCTTGTTGTAACTGATCAAAGGTATCAAGTCGTTCAATGATCTTTTCAACGATGGTGGTGAGAAATTTTCGCCGATCATCAACTTGTGGATGAGCAGTTTCTGAAAATTGCAGCAGGGCTAGGGTCGTTTCATGAAATTGACTAACAGCATAGATTTCTTCAGGATAAACCGATTCATTGCCATCAATATCAAAAACTGGGAAATAGATTTTATCGTTCATCGTTAAACCCCTAGAAAAGCCCCCGGGGCATTTCCCTTCCATTAGAATTTTCGGTTAGTTAGATGAGTGGAGTTACGGCAAAATACCATGAATATTGCATTTGCCGTATTCTCGCTTGGCGAGGTGCGTTACAAAAATAATCCGTTGGTAAAGATGGCTAGATTTATGCTAAAATCTCTGCATTAGCTAGGAGGGGTTATGCGGGTGTTTTTAATGATAATTCTAGGCGCGGTGTTTTTGTTAATGATTGAACCCTTGGGTCATGCCCTTAAGGTGTCGCTCAGAACCGTTCAAGTTAATCTTTATCACAAACAATTTGTGCCGAACTCAATAAGTGTGGGGCATAATGATGATATTAAGATTTGCAACCAAGATGACTTTCGGCATCATCCCTTTAGCTTAGATCATTACAATAAATTTAGTGGAGTTATTTTGCAACCGGGGGAGTGTTATTCTTTTCGGGCTTTTAATCCAACCACAGAAACTAGGCGAGTGATTGTTTACGATGAAATTCATTCAGAAGAAAGACTAGAACTTCAAGTGTCGCCTGGTGATCCTGGGCCTCCACCAGAATATTCCAATCCTCCCCCTGTTCAAGGATCCTCGGGCAATTCGGGGAATGGGCAACCCATTTTTGTTAGCGAAGCAAGCTATGGTATGAATTGCTATAATACTCCTGGGAGTCGTGTGGTACAGGGTAATGCTACGCTCGATATGCGCGCGGCTTGCGATAATAAGACACGTTGTGAATATCTCATTGACCCGCGTAGTTTGGGTGACCCGGCTCCTAATTGTAGCAAAGAATTTTTTGCTAGCTGGAGTTGTGGGAGTATTTACTTATCTGAGCCCAGAAGTTACCGAATAAGAGCT is a window of Deltaproteobacteria bacterium DNA encoding:
- a CDS encoding nucleotidyl transferase AbiEii/AbiGii toxin family protein, translating into MKGKLHITYVLKVFEETQILKKLAFKGGTALRKCIYGKETRFSLDLDFTRIDQKTNPDDLILEVVQNLRKSAYGIQFNVAVKDFYVTDDQSACGAVIRYRHDWHEAFFKLEISLRETPSLPLVSMPLKAQAYFKYLEFSPFSVPCLQFEELLAEKIRAAAQRVRSRDLYDLAQAAEKPFIANLIRALTVTKFWNVRDIFDPQRFLEKIQSSRYDWDDLKQLLRRSGRIDSKKLIGNCQRRYQFLKNLTEDEKRMIADAKRHRLKEDFILSNCHNLF
- a CDS encoding branched-chain amino acid transaminase, which encodes MTQKEKVGGVPKVDKIWLDGKMVPWDEAKVHVLTHTLHYGLGVFEGIRCYQRPDGKSVIFRLREHIDRLYDSAHILLIKIPFSKEEVIEACKEIFRVNKLKHGYLRPLVFLGDGAMGLHAVHNPIRVAIIAWEWGTYLGDEGVKNGIRAKVSSFTRHHVNVTMTKSKAVGNYINSILAKREAMLAGYEETIMLDTQGNVSECSGENLFSVRKGIVKTPPITSALEGITRDSVIQLLKREKIQVIETNLTRDELYIADEIFVTGTAAEITPIRELDDRMIGSGNPGTITKKVQALFKEASQGAATPFPEWQEVV
- the mtnA gene encoding S-methyl-5-thioribose-1-phosphate isomerase — its product is MNLKFKTLEWKNNQLILLDQRKLPAQEIYHTYQTYQEVGLAIKDMVVRGAPAIGVAAGYAMALAALKSEDLQQAATYLKSTRPTAVNLAWAVERILKLKPKNLQVILNEAKAIEAEDIEMCRLMGKWGAELIENGKTYLTHCNAGALATAGQGTALSVFYEAKRQGKTFQVISSETRPYLQGARLTCWELSKNGIHTSLITDNMVAHLMKLGKIHGVFVGSDRIAANGDVANKIGTYGVATLAKAHAIPFYAVAPTSTIDLKTPSGEQIIIEERHPEEVTHLNGIPIAPAEINVFNYSFDVTPHELLSAIITEKGVAKKPFSEKLQGWLK
- a CDS encoding type II toxin-antitoxin system Phd/YefM family antitoxin, whose amino-acid sequence is MNKHINIHDAKTNLSKYLQSLKEGDVLTICKHNIPVAEVRPIPKKKKNQRPIGLAKGKINITDDFNDPLPDEILDLFYKSPIFPSK
- a CDS encoding nucleotidyltransferase, which translates into the protein MMLNALIKITTLFKNNDINYCVIGGLAMMLYNGRANTVDIDFYVLVDDLKIIKNLLTNHQIPVKSRGEYQLQAKVDGVPIDLLYADHYIGSDVVHRAVEKKLGDKFVRIATPEDIIVLKTLANRSVDRRDIEELRELFGKKLDEKYIQKTIKRINKLLSS
- a CDS encoding MarR family transcriptional regulator: MKGLLNSTAKEKVLLYLGLRGGCSGRRLAKVLKKSPSQIFKALNQLIKAGIIKKEPSCTFYVLNRHYPYYEELISIILKKSEHLPKSNLIIPKIQLNRKVDPIAVYEILELRNSNLSYPKLSKALSKYDA